The following proteins are co-located in the Gordonia polyisoprenivorans genome:
- the pheT gene encoding phenylalanine--tRNA ligase subunit beta — protein sequence MRAPQSWYTEVLRAGDPTWSATVEEIDAGFVRVGFEIEDIDVFPTITGPLVIGRVETIEELTEFKKPIRFCTVAVGEAEPRGIVCGARNFAEGDLIVAALPGTVLPGPFEIASRKTYGRISDGMICSVSELGIGTDHSGILVLAPGTAEPGADAREVLGLDDTAIDVNVTPDRGYAFSVRGLGRELASSFSVPFIDPGLPGEALVAGGDPWPVAIEPGSAATRYTARLIAGVDATAISPWWMQKRLMVAGVRPISAIVDVTNYVMLELGQPLHAFDADKLTGTVTVRNAVAGEKLTTLDGVVRTLDPEDVVIADDSGPIALAGLMGGADTEVGSETTRVLLESATFDPVRVFRTGKRHKLTSEATKRFERTVDPEITAVASDRGSTLIVELAGGEIASPLSDLRIPVDAPQPISIAADEPDRTAGVTYAPGTTAARLTEVGCTVTGTDPLEVIPPSWRPDLRQRADLVEEVLRLEGLEDIPAVPPTAPAGTGLTPAQRRRRGIGRTLALDGFVEVLPYPFMPAGIFDQWDLPADDERRRTVKVLNPLESDRPELNTTLLPGLLEMAARNISRGQRDLSLFTVGQVVIAGDNVVPVGAVDVTRRPTDEQIAALDASLPHQPLHVAAVLTGLRDPAGPWGQGRAADHLDAFEAARTIGRAAGVTVELSADDHRPWHPGRCARVTVNGTTVGYAGELHPAVLERAGLPKRLCAVEIDIDALPLTANLPAPSISVFPAVLQDVAVVVGEAVPAAEVEKALRDGAGDLLEAIELFDVFTGAQVGDGHKSLTFALRFRAADRTLTEDEASSAKLAAVETASERLGARLR from the coding sequence GTGCGTGCCCCACAGTCCTGGTACACCGAGGTGTTGCGAGCCGGCGACCCGACCTGGTCGGCGACCGTCGAGGAGATCGACGCCGGATTCGTGCGCGTCGGCTTCGAGATCGAGGACATCGACGTCTTCCCGACGATCACCGGGCCCCTGGTCATCGGCCGGGTGGAGACGATCGAGGAACTGACCGAGTTCAAGAAGCCCATCCGCTTCTGCACCGTCGCGGTCGGCGAGGCCGAGCCCCGCGGAATCGTGTGCGGTGCACGCAACTTCGCCGAGGGCGACCTCATCGTGGCGGCATTGCCCGGTACGGTGTTGCCGGGTCCGTTCGAGATCGCCTCGCGCAAGACCTACGGGCGCATCTCCGACGGAATGATCTGCTCGGTCTCCGAATTGGGGATCGGCACCGACCACAGCGGCATCCTCGTCCTCGCACCGGGCACCGCCGAGCCGGGTGCCGATGCGCGTGAGGTCCTCGGACTCGACGACACCGCCATCGACGTCAACGTCACCCCCGACCGTGGCTACGCCTTCTCCGTCCGCGGGCTCGGACGTGAACTCGCAAGCAGTTTCTCGGTGCCCTTCATCGATCCGGGCCTGCCCGGCGAGGCCCTCGTCGCCGGCGGTGATCCGTGGCCGGTGGCCATCGAACCGGGCTCCGCCGCCACCCGCTACACCGCGCGCCTGATCGCCGGGGTCGACGCGACCGCCATCTCGCCGTGGTGGATGCAGAAGCGCCTGATGGTTGCCGGGGTGCGGCCGATCTCGGCGATCGTCGATGTCACCAATTACGTGATGCTCGAACTCGGTCAGCCGTTGCACGCCTTCGACGCCGACAAGCTCACCGGAACCGTCACCGTGCGCAACGCCGTGGCGGGGGAGAAGCTGACCACCCTCGACGGGGTGGTGCGCACACTCGATCCCGAGGACGTCGTCATCGCCGATGACAGCGGTCCGATCGCCCTGGCCGGGCTGATGGGCGGCGCCGACACCGAGGTCGGTTCGGAGACCACCCGGGTTCTGTTGGAGTCGGCTACCTTCGATCCGGTTCGGGTGTTCCGGACCGGTAAGCGCCACAAGCTGACCTCGGAGGCCACCAAACGTTTCGAGCGCACCGTCGACCCCGAGATCACCGCGGTCGCGTCGGATCGCGGTTCGACGCTCATCGTGGAACTCGCCGGCGGTGAGATCGCCTCCCCGCTGTCGGACCTTCGCATACCTGTCGATGCACCGCAGCCGATTTCGATCGCCGCCGACGAACCCGACCGCACCGCCGGGGTGACCTATGCGCCCGGAACCACCGCGGCCCGACTGACCGAGGTCGGCTGTACCGTCACCGGCACCGACCCGCTCGAGGTGATCCCCCCGTCGTGGCGACCCGATCTGCGTCAGCGTGCCGACCTCGTCGAGGAGGTGTTGCGACTCGAGGGTCTCGAGGACATCCCGGCAGTCCCGCCCACCGCGCCCGCGGGGACCGGTCTGACCCCCGCGCAGCGCCGGCGCCGCGGCATCGGCCGGACACTCGCCCTCGACGGCTTCGTCGAGGTGCTGCCGTACCCGTTCATGCCGGCCGGCATCTTCGACCAGTGGGATCTCCCGGCCGACGACGAGCGACGACGCACGGTGAAGGTGCTCAATCCGTTGGAGTCCGATCGGCCGGAACTCAACACGACCCTGTTGCCCGGTCTGCTGGAAATGGCTGCGCGCAACATCTCTCGTGGTCAGCGTGACCTCTCGTTGTTCACCGTGGGGCAGGTCGTGATCGCCGGAGACAACGTCGTTCCGGTCGGGGCAGTCGATGTGACCCGGCGCCCGACCGACGAGCAGATCGCCGCACTCGATGCCTCGCTGCCGCACCAGCCGCTGCACGTGGCCGCGGTCCTGACGGGGCTGCGTGACCCGGCGGGCCCGTGGGGCCAGGGCCGCGCGGCGGATCATCTCGACGCCTTCGAGGCGGCTCGCACGATCGGCCGCGCCGCCGGCGTGACGGTGGAGTTGTCGGCCGACGATCATCGACCCTGGCATCCCGGCCGCTGCGCTCGAGTGACCGTGAACGGGACGACCGTCGGATACGCAGGTGAACTACATCCCGCGGTCCTCGAACGCGCCGGGCTCCCCAAACGGCTGTGTGCGGTGGAGATCGACATCGATGCGCTGCCGCTGACAGCGAACCTGCCGGCGCCGAGTATCAGTGTGTTCCCGGCCGTATTGCAGGATGTCGCGGTGGTGGTCGGCGAGGCGGTGCCCGCAGCCGAGGTCGAGAAGGCGTTGCGTGACGGGGCCGGTGATCTCCTCGAGGCGATCGAGCTGTTCGACGTCTTCACCGGCGCCCAGGTCGGCGACGGACACAAGTCGCTGACCTTTGCGCTGCGCTTCCGCGCGGCGGACCGTACGCTCACCGAGGACGAGGCCAGTAGTGCCAAACTCGCTGCGGTCGAGACGGCGAGCGAACGTCTCGGAGCACGCTTGCGCTGA
- the pheS gene encoding phenylalanine--tRNA ligase subunit alpha, with product MASSADRPADKGSEDLRFPEPSELDAAASAAVSAFEAAGDLDALALAKTAHLGDRSPIALARRALGSLPKDQRSSAGKTVNEVRGRVSAALDARTAQLESERDAAVLVAESVDVTLPSRRRPLGARHPITVISEQVADVFVAMGWEIAEGPEVETEHHNFDALNFLPDHPARSMQDTFYIAPEGSRQVLRTHTSPVQVRSMLTRDVPIYVACPGRTFRTDELDATHTPVFHQIEGLAVDKGLTLANLRGTLEVFARALFGPETTTRMRASYFPFTEPSAEVDVWFPAKKGGPGWVEWGGCGMVNPNVLRASGIDPDVYSGFAFGMGLERTLQFRNDISDMRDMVEGDVRFSLPFGPAI from the coding sequence GTGGCCAGCTCAGCCGACCGCCCCGCCGACAAGGGTTCCGAGGACCTGCGGTTCCCCGAACCATCGGAACTCGACGCCGCCGCCTCCGCCGCGGTGTCGGCGTTCGAGGCGGCGGGCGATCTCGATGCCCTCGCGCTCGCGAAGACCGCGCATCTCGGTGACCGCTCACCGATCGCACTGGCCCGGCGCGCGCTCGGCAGCCTGCCGAAGGACCAGCGGTCGTCGGCGGGCAAGACTGTCAACGAGGTTCGCGGTCGGGTGTCGGCCGCCCTGGACGCGCGGACCGCCCAACTCGAGTCGGAGCGCGACGCTGCCGTCCTCGTCGCCGAATCGGTCGACGTGACCCTGCCCAGCCGACGACGCCCACTCGGTGCCCGTCACCCGATCACCGTCATCTCCGAGCAGGTCGCCGATGTCTTCGTGGCGATGGGCTGGGAGATCGCCGAAGGTCCGGAGGTCGAGACCGAGCACCACAACTTCGACGCCCTGAACTTCCTGCCCGACCACCCCGCGCGCTCCATGCAGGACACGTTCTACATCGCGCCCGAGGGGTCACGACAGGTGCTGCGCACCCACACCTCCCCGGTCCAGGTGCGGTCGATGCTCACCCGCGACGTTCCGATCTACGTCGCATGTCCGGGTCGCACCTTCCGGACCGACGAGCTCGACGCCACCCACACGCCGGTGTTCCACCAGATCGAGGGTCTCGCCGTCGACAAGGGGCTGACACTGGCCAATCTGCGCGGCACCCTCGAGGTCTTCGCGCGGGCACTGTTCGGCCCCGAGACCACGACGCGGATGCGAGCGAGCTACTTCCCGTTCACCGAGCCGTCCGCCGAGGTCGACGTGTGGTTCCCCGCCAAGAAGGGCGGCCCGGGCTGGGTGGAGTGGGGAGGTTGCGGCATGGTGAATCCGAATGTGTTGCGCGCCAGCGGAATCGATCCCGACGTCTATTCCGGGTTCGCATTCGGGATGGGCCTGGAACGCACCCTGCAGTTCCGCAACGACATCTCCGACATGCGCGACATGGTCGAAGGTGACGTCCGCTTCTCCCTGCCGTTCGGCCCTGCGATCTGA
- a CDS encoding TrmH family RNA methyltransferase, with the protein MTDVLSERSSRVVSLAKLHRSATRRTEKRFLVEGANAVDAALATGRARSVLVRDDAEDRFGELLDRARAHSVPVYRLSDRAAAKLAETTTAPGVFAECDLLTVHLDEVLAGSPRLLAVAVEPREPGNVGTLIRCADAMGADAVVLLGDAVDPHNGKAVRASAGSVFHIPVVRESDTTAALRALRAGGILTLATAADGELSLDDADDVFAGPVAWLFGNEAHGLPDTLLADADHRIAIPIHGHAESLNLAAASAICLYASARIQHRRSGSPD; encoded by the coding sequence GTGACGGACGTTCTCTCGGAACGCTCGTCGCGGGTCGTGTCGTTGGCGAAGCTGCACAGATCTGCCACGCGCCGCACCGAGAAGCGTTTTCTCGTCGAGGGCGCCAACGCCGTCGACGCCGCGTTGGCGACCGGCCGCGCGCGCTCGGTGCTGGTCCGCGACGACGCCGAGGATCGTTTCGGCGAACTCCTCGATCGGGCGAGAGCACACTCCGTGCCCGTATACCGGCTGTCCGACCGTGCCGCGGCAAAGCTGGCCGAGACCACCACGGCTCCGGGGGTGTTCGCCGAATGCGATCTCCTCACCGTCCATCTCGACGAGGTGCTCGCCGGATCGCCCCGGTTGCTCGCCGTTGCCGTCGAGCCGCGTGAGCCCGGCAACGTCGGCACGCTGATCCGATGCGCCGACGCGATGGGCGCCGATGCGGTCGTCCTGCTCGGTGACGCCGTCGACCCGCACAACGGTAAGGCGGTCCGCGCGAGCGCGGGAAGTGTCTTCCACATCCCGGTGGTGCGTGAATCGGACACGACCGCCGCGCTGCGGGCATTGCGCGCCGGCGGCATCCTCACCCTGGCCACCGCGGCCGACGGCGAACTGAGCCTCGATGACGCCGACGACGTGTTCGCCGGACCGGTTGCCTGGCTGTTCGGCAACGAGGCCCACGGATTGCCCGACACCCTGCTCGCCGACGCCGACCACCGCATCGCCATTCCGATCCACGGCCACGCCGAAAGCCTCAATCTTGCTGCGGCCAGCGCGATCTGCCTGTATGCCTCGGCTCGGATACAGCACCGACGGTCGGGGTCGCCGGACTGA
- the rplT gene encoding 50S ribosomal protein L20: protein MARVKRAVNAQKKRRTTLEASKGYRGQRSRLYRKAKEQQLHSLTYAYRDRRARKGEFRKLWIARINAAARANDITYNRFIQGLKAAGVEVDRKVLADIAVTDPEAFTGLVEVARKALPADVNAPAA, encoded by the coding sequence ATGGCACGCGTGAAAAGGGCTGTCAACGCCCAGAAGAAGCGTCGGACGACCCTGGAGGCCTCCAAGGGATACCGCGGTCAGCGTTCGCGCCTGTACCGCAAGGCCAAGGAGCAGCAGCTCCACTCGCTGACCTACGCCTACCGGGACCGTCGCGCCCGCAAGGGTGAGTTCCGCAAGCTGTGGATCGCGCGCATCAACGCCGCGGCCCGCGCCAACGACATCACCTACAACCGCTTCATCCAGGGCCTCAAGGCCGCGGGTGTCGAGGTCGACCGCAAGGTGCTCGCCGACATCGCCGTCACCGACCCCGAGGCCTTCACCGGTCTCGTCGAGGTCGCGCGCAAGGCGCTGCCCGCCGACGTCAACGCGCCGGCCGCCTGA
- the rpmI gene encoding 50S ribosomal protein L35, producing the protein MPKSKTHKGTAKRFKVTGSGKIVRQKANRRHLLEHKPSRRTRRLDGTTVVSENDAPRIKRLLNR; encoded by the coding sequence ATGCCGAAGAGCAAAACCCACAAGGGCACCGCGAAGCGCTTCAAGGTGACCGGCAGCGGCAAGATCGTGCGCCAGAAGGCCAACCGTCGCCACCTGCTCGAGCACAAGCCCTCCCGTCGGACCCGTCGTCTCGACGGCACGACCGTTGTGAGCGAGAACGACGCACCGCGCATCAAGCGCCTGCTCAACCGCTGA
- the infC gene encoding translation initiation factor IF-3 — protein sequence MRPTHRGGRPVRNYQGGPISTETRINERIRVPEVRLVGPNSEQVGIVRVEDALRLAYEADLDLVEVAPDARPPVCKIMDYGKFKYEAAQKQREARRNQQMTVIKEQKLRPKIDDHDYETKKGHVIRFLKDGSKVKVTIMFRGREQSRPELGFRLLQRLGNDVADYGFIETSAKQDGRNMTMVLAPHKGAKTRVKAQQQSQRPPRQAGDDGADATS from the coding sequence CTGCGCCCGACTCATCGCGGCGGCCGACCTGTTCGGAATTATCAAGGAGGCCCCATCAGCACTGAGACCCGCATCAACGAGCGCATCCGCGTACCGGAGGTCCGACTCGTCGGACCGAATTCGGAGCAGGTGGGCATCGTGCGTGTTGAAGATGCGCTCCGCCTGGCCTATGAGGCCGATCTGGATCTGGTCGAGGTCGCACCCGACGCCCGCCCGCCGGTGTGCAAGATCATGGACTACGGCAAGTTCAAATACGAAGCCGCCCAGAAGCAGCGCGAGGCGCGTCGTAACCAGCAGATGACCGTCATCAAGGAGCAGAAGCTCCGCCCGAAGATCGACGACCACGATTACGAGACCAAGAAGGGTCACGTCATCCGGTTCTTGAAGGACGGGTCCAAGGTGAAGGTCACCATCATGTTCCGTGGCCGCGAGCAGTCGCGACCCGAGCTCGGATTCCGGCTCCTGCAGCGTCTCGGCAACGATGTCGCCGACTACGGCTTCATCGAGACCTCGGCCAAGCAGGACGGACGGAACATGACGATGGTCCTCGCCCCGCACAAGGGTGCGAAGACCCGCGTCAAGGCGCAGCAGCAGTCGCAACGCCCGCCTCGCCAGGCCGGCGACGACGGCGCCGACGCCACGAGCTAG
- a CDS encoding DUF1844 domain-containing protein: MTGNTYSPSADAAGDGPADGTRGTGPTESNPSIAADDSIRDLADIPAIEVITKSIVMLMSASAEKLGLAEGASESDVDLDEARRLIHALAGLVDASRADLGIHAAPIRDGLKQLQLAFREASAYPDEPGEGPGEKYTGPVRDRRR, from the coding sequence ATGACCGGAAACACCTATTCGCCCTCCGCCGACGCCGCAGGTGACGGGCCTGCCGACGGGACGAGAGGTACCGGGCCGACCGAGTCGAACCCTTCCATTGCCGCCGATGACAGCATTCGCGACCTGGCCGATATTCCGGCGATCGAGGTCATCACCAAGTCCATCGTGATGCTCATGAGCGCGTCGGCGGAGAAGTTGGGACTCGCCGAGGGTGCTTCGGAGTCCGATGTGGACCTCGACGAGGCCCGGCGGCTCATCCACGCACTCGCCGGACTGGTCGACGCTTCACGCGCCGACCTCGGCATCCACGCCGCACCCATCCGCGATGGACTCAAGCAACTGCAACTCGCCTTCCGCGAGGCGAGCGCATACCCGGACGAGCCCGGCGAAGGACCGGGCGAGAAGTACACCGGGCCGGTGCGCGACCGCCGGCGCTGA
- a CDS encoding Lrp/AsnC family transcriptional regulator, with product MDEIDRQILGILATDGRASFSHIGRVVGLSTNAAASRVRRLEGDGVILGYRAVLADAAEVDVPVTSIEAFVDIRLREGVDSEGFLDWAGHDPAVLDAVHVTGLFDYLLRIRVSGTADLDRFLRRVKSEGGAGGSQTRIALRPRD from the coding sequence ATGGACGAAATCGACAGACAGATTCTCGGCATTCTTGCCACCGATGGCCGAGCATCGTTCAGTCACATCGGTCGAGTCGTGGGCCTGAGTACCAACGCTGCGGCTTCCCGCGTCAGGCGACTCGAAGGTGACGGCGTGATCCTCGGGTATCGAGCGGTGCTCGCCGATGCCGCCGAGGTCGACGTCCCGGTCACCTCGATCGAGGCCTTCGTCGACATCCGGTTACGCGAGGGCGTCGACTCGGAGGGATTCCTGGATTGGGCCGGGCACGATCCGGCGGTGCTCGACGCCGTTCACGTGACCGGCTTGTTCGACTACCTGCTGCGCATCCGGGTGTCGGGAACCGCGGACCTCGATCGATTTCTTCGCAGGGTCAAATCAGAGGGCGGGGCCGGTGGCTCACAGACCCGAATCGCGTTGCGCCCCAGGGACTGA
- a CDS encoding LysE family transporter, whose product MREVASAMGMGLLAGLGVAMPLGAIGILLIHEGVSAGIRHGLPAAVGVASVDGLYALASVVVGNIVAPEVRRLGALPEVLGGVVLIVIAVVGIRRRSPTATTALPSRRTRTGGRFLVFFGLTAINPATFVYFSAVAVSTGPLPPVARIAFVVGVIAASLSWQSGLVTVGALLGSRVGSRLRRGLTITGYVVVGVLGAVLAVAGMAHT is encoded by the coding sequence ATGAGGGAGGTGGCGAGTGCGATGGGTATGGGTCTTCTGGCCGGGCTCGGCGTGGCGATGCCACTCGGGGCGATCGGGATTCTGTTGATCCACGAAGGTGTCAGCGCGGGCATTCGCCACGGACTGCCTGCGGCTGTCGGGGTCGCCTCGGTGGACGGTCTCTACGCGCTCGCGTCGGTCGTCGTCGGAAACATCGTGGCACCGGAGGTCCGCCGACTCGGTGCGCTCCCCGAGGTGCTCGGCGGAGTGGTTCTCATCGTCATCGCGGTGGTGGGCATCCGACGTCGATCCCCGACAGCGACGACGGCGTTGCCGAGTCGGAGGACCCGAACCGGCGGCCGATTCCTGGTGTTCTTCGGCTTGACCGCAATCAACCCGGCGACTTTCGTCTACTTCTCTGCAGTGGCGGTCTCCACCGGTCCGCTGCCTCCCGTGGCGCGGATCGCATTTGTCGTCGGGGTCATCGCGGCCTCGCTGAGTTGGCAGTCCGGACTGGTGACCGTGGGTGCGCTACTCGGATCCAGAGTGGGTTCTCGACTCCGGCGCGGGCTGACGATCACGGGGTATGTCGTCGTCGGTGTCCTGGGCGCTGTGTTGGCTGTGGCGGGTATGGCTCACACATGA
- a CDS encoding nitrilase-related carbon-nitrogen hydrolase — MPRKRCTALIGAPISENGHRYIAFLRVDSTTTSAVYRKCFPGADESRYFAAGPGPCAVTVQGWSIGLGICRDTGVAAHVADTAALDIDLYACGVVHHRWELDEQRRRAARIAEACRSPVAMASAAGRTGGGYDLPAAHSAIVSSAGEIAADAGTAVDAVVVCDLHAAPGSWPRGHV, encoded by the coding sequence CTGCCACGAAAGCGGTGCACGGCGCTGATCGGCGCGCCGATCAGCGAGAACGGGCATCGTTACATTGCTTTCCTCCGCGTCGATTCGACGACGACATCGGCGGTCTATCGGAAGTGCTTCCCCGGTGCGGACGAGAGTCGGTACTTCGCGGCCGGGCCGGGGCCCTGTGCCGTCACGGTGCAGGGATGGTCGATCGGGCTCGGTATCTGCCGCGACACCGGGGTGGCAGCGCACGTGGCCGACACGGCCGCGCTCGACATCGATCTGTACGCGTGTGGCGTCGTCCACCATCGGTGGGAGTTGGACGAACAACGGCGTCGCGCGGCTCGGATCGCCGAGGCGTGTCGGTCGCCGGTGGCGATGGCGAGTGCTGCCGGGAGAACGGGCGGCGGCTACGACCTGCCGGCCGCGCATTCGGCGATTGTCTCGTCCGCGGGGGAGATCGCGGCCGATGCCGGCACCGCCGTGGACGCGGTGGTGGTGTGTGACCTTCATGCTGCCCCGGGCTCTTGGCCCCGCGGTCATGTGTGA
- a CDS encoding nitrilase-related carbon-nitrogen hydrolase has protein sequence MAVDGSVLRVAVAQPGDGSSSLRDSARRHAGLVRRAGADLIVFPELSLTGYHLDARDVAVDATELGVIADACHESGARR, from the coding sequence ATGGCGGTCGACGGCTCGGTTCTGCGCGTCGCGGTGGCGCAGCCGGGAGACGGTTCGTCGTCACTGAGGGACAGTGCGCGTCGTCACGCCGGCTTGGTCCGGCGTGCGGGCGCCGACCTGATCGTTTTTCCCGAACTGTCTCTCACCGGGTATCACCTCGACGCGCGCGATGTCGCCGTCGATGCGACCGAACTCGGGGTGATCGCCGACGCCTGCCACGAAAGCGGTGCACGGCGCTGA
- a CDS encoding PspA domain-containing protein encodes MTESGESASSPTGPGGPDDEIIDAEVVVPPATPGQFGGTPSIPDPDYTESGVPTFDFVRDKIENRIATAIGSQELAEGTPEGRQVDEMMRKRDEAAKKRLEEIRKSMGG; translated from the coding sequence ATGACGGAATCTGGCGAGTCGGCATCCTCCCCCACCGGGCCCGGTGGACCCGACGACGAGATCATCGACGCCGAGGTGGTCGTACCACCCGCGACGCCCGGACAGTTCGGCGGCACGCCGTCGATCCCAGACCCCGACTACACCGAATCCGGTGTTCCCACATTCGATTTCGTGCGCGACAAGATCGAGAATCGGATCGCGACGGCGATCGGGTCACAAGAGCTGGCCGAAGGGACCCCTGAAGGCCGGCAGGTGGACGAGATGATGCGCAAGCGCGATGAGGCCGCGAAGAAACGACTCGAGGAGATCCGGAAGTCGATGGGTGGGTGA
- a CDS encoding nuclear transport factor 2 family protein, giving the protein MAAPLQAVMREMFTQMVEAKNISMVDTYYDREFILVTNGQTQDYGAFHAGHARVYSTPITYSVRYDDEAWVEESDRLAGRLWITTKRPDEAATDIEVMFVATFRGGRIHRLWELTWPDWSSMKAFDNYDDRPPRAPSAGR; this is encoded by the coding sequence ATGGCAGCTCCGCTCCAAGCGGTGATGCGAGAGATGTTCACGCAAATGGTGGAGGCCAAGAACATCTCGATGGTGGATACGTACTACGACCGAGAATTCATCCTCGTCACCAATGGCCAGACGCAGGACTACGGTGCCTTCCACGCCGGCCATGCGCGCGTCTACTCGACGCCCATCACTTACTCGGTGCGTTACGACGACGAGGCGTGGGTCGAGGAGTCCGATCGCCTCGCCGGGCGTCTCTGGATCACGACGAAACGTCCCGACGAAGCTGCCACCGACATCGAAGTGATGTTCGTCGCGACGTTCCGAGGTGGACGCATCCACCGCCTGTGGGAGTTGACCTGGCCGGACTGGAGTTCGATGAAAGCCTTCGACAACTACGACGACCGCCCGCCACGAGCGCCGTCGGCGGGTAGGTGA